The window ACCACCTTGCGCCGCACTTCCCGTCCCTTTCCCGGAGGAGCAAGGAGCTCATGTTCGGGCTCCTGGAAGGCAGCCGGTACGAAGGCGCGGACGCGCTCGCCGCCGCCGCCCTGGCCGACCCCGACCCCCTGGTGAGGAGCCTTGGCCTGGGTCATGCCCGCGGACTCGCTTTCACGCAACGGGAAAAGCTCCTGGCGGGGTATGCCCCGGAATCCGCCGCGGAGCGCTTTGCCCGTGCGCTCCTGCTCTCCCGTCCGGGGGATGACGGGACCGGTACCCGCGACGCGGATTCGCGCGCACTTGCCGCGCTGACCGAAATAGGGGGCGGCGTCCTTTCGGGTGCGCTGCCCCCCGAGGAATTCGTCCTGCTCGCCCAGGCGCTCCCCCCGGTCTACGCGACCACGGGGCTCCTGGGGCTCGCGAAGGCGACGGGCGACGGCCTGTTCCTCACACAGCTCGCCGTGCGTGCGGAGCTCCTGGACCGGGCGCAGGCGCGCCGCATCCTGTACCGGTACCGCCACGCGCCGTTTGGCGAGCTCGCGGCATTCATCACGCGCGCCGACAGCCTCACCGAAATCGATCGCGCCATCCTCCTGGATTACCGGGCCGCCATACCCTTCGAGCACATGACCGCGATCTTCCGGTTCGACGAAAAGACGCGCGACCTGATCCTGAAGCGCCTCCTGGAAACGAGGAGCTTTCCGCAAAAGTCCAATTATCTCAACTACCTGACGAGCCTCGAGGTGAAGCCGGTCCGCGCGATGGAGGCCTTCCTCGATTACGAGATAGACAAGACCCTGTACCTGCACCGGCTCAGGGACGCCTTTCTCGCGGCAGTGCCGCAGGCGTACCGGGACTCCATACCCGTCAGGTTTACCGCGGACGTGTTCGATTCCTTCAGGGATTTACACAAGCATCTCGTGCTCAAGTGCCTGGCGGTGCTCACGGGCGTCGACATGGAAGAGGTATACGATTCCAACCTGCTCCTGAAAGACAGGGACCTCAACAACTACATCCTGGAATACATCGAATCGTCGGGGAAGGTTGCGCGCCGCGCCCTGGCCTTGCTTGAAAGGGAGGAGACCGCCCCCGCCCCGGGCGAAAGCCTGAGCTGCGCGGATGCCTCCGAAATAGCCGCAGCGCTCGCTTCACTGTCGGGATATTTCGCGCCCCACCTCGCCCGCCCCCTGCGGGCCTGCGCGGGCGCGATCAGGGCATATATATGCGACGGCCCGGCAGGGCCGGGCGGGGAGGAACAGGAAATGCTGTCACTGGTCGAGAAAATGGTCTTCCTGAAGGAGAACACCCTTTTCAGGGAGCTTCAGATGGACGAACTGTTCCACATAGCCCAGATCACGGGTGAGATGGACCTCCCCCGGGACAAGGATCTCATCCGTGAGGGAACCATGGGGGACGAGCTCTATATTCTTGCCGAGGGCGAGGTGGAAGTCTATACGAGGGGCAAATCGCTCGCCAAACTGGGGCCGGGCAGCTGTATCGGCGAGCTTTCCATCATCGATACGGAGCCAAGGAGCGCCAGCGCGCGTACCACGAAGAAATCGCGGCTCCTCTTCATCCAGCGCAGGGACTTCCTCCTCACCCTTCGGGACAATCCCGCCATATCCATCAACATCATGCAGGTTATCGCCCAGCGGCTGAGAAAGATGATTGCGTCATAAGGCCCGCGCCCTTACCATCCGATAATAAAAAAAACGCGGGAGGCGGGACGGTCCGCTCCCCGGCCGGCATCTGCGCGCCCCGGGCGCCTTTTCATGAGAAAGCGATAATGCGATGAGGAATTCCAGAAATACACGTAAAATCATCATACGAGCCTGCGCGGCCCTCGCGGCACTGTGCATCTGTCTCTTGACCCCGGGGGCCGTGAGCGCCGACGAGGAGGCAAAGCCGGTCGACCCGCTCGACCAGCTCTTCGAGGTGCAGAAAAAAGCGCAGGAGGCGCAGCAAAACTTTCTTCAAGAGCTCGCCGCGCGCGAATGGTACCGGCAGAAGAAGGACGAACAGCTCGAAAAGCGCGAGGCAAGCAGCGAGGCCGATCTCTCTTCCTTCAAGAAGAGCGCGAGTGAGGAGATAGAATCCGTGCTGGTCCTCCTGGGCGAGGCTCCACTCGGGGAAAAGAAGGCGCTCTACGGCCCAGTCTTCATCAGCGACAAGCAGGGGATTTTCGGCTCCGATACCGATTTCTCATTCAAATGGGTGGGCTATAAGCTCTCAATGGGATTCAAGCATAAAAAGACTCCCTGGAGCCGCACGACCCTGAGCGAAACCGTCGTGGGTTCGTTCCTCTACGCGAGCGGCACCAATATCGGTTTCGCGGGGGGAAAAGCCGTTGAAGAGCGCCGCTTCTACACGAACTACGGATCGGAGATCGTGTCCCTCAAGGTGCAGACGCCTTACAGGACGGCCGTCACCTTCTCGCTGGACTCGCGGCAGTACTTCTTCGTGAAGCGCGATGCGCCCGAAGATTTCAACATGCCCGACAATCACGTGAATGTCTTTCCCCGGATCGATCTCGCCCTGGAGCAGCTCAAGGAAAAGGGAATCGACCAGCTCACCCACGGCGTGGGACTCGAGGGCTGGGCGGGCTATGGAATACGCAGCAAGTGGGAACCGTGGGGCGAGCCCGGTGAACACCAGAGCGGCTCGTTCGCGCGCACCTTCTGGATCTACTCGGGCACCCTGACCCTGGGGTGGCTGGGAGCGAGCGACCAAAACCTCGTGCTGCGCGCGCGCTACAAGGGGGGCGACGACAACGACTTTCTCACGCGGCCCCGGTTCGGCGGCTCGATCGACAACGCCAAGATCGACGTCGTCCACGGCACGACAGTGGACCAGTTCCGGGTCGAAAGCTTCGCGCTCGTGAACGGGCGGTTCAGCTTCAATATCTTCTCGCGCCTGCGGATGAACCTGTTTCTCGACTACGCGCGCATTATCGCGCCCGACGGGCAGGACGTTGCGGGCGCGGGCTACGGGTTCCGCCTGCTCGCCTGGGGCGGGCTTCCCATCTGGATAGCCCATGGCGTTTCGAAGCGCTATTTTTCCGACAGCAAAATTCCCGAACAGGTTGTCACCTTCATGACCGCCGCGGGGTGGTAAGAAAAAGGCTTGACTATTGGCCTTCGCGGCGGCGAGCATGAGGGTCACTACCGTGCGATTCACCGCACGGAGGAGTATCGGACCATCCCCCGTCCCGGGGCGCATTTCCGGGTCTGGATCGATCAAGAGGCATCGGGGGCCGATACGCCGGCCGGATTTTCCGGTGACCCCCGGCACACGATACGGCGGCGCGGCGATTACAACGATAAAGGTACGGATATGAACGTAATAGAAGGCAAACTGGACGCGACGGGATTACGTTTCGCGATAGTC of the Spirochaetota bacterium genome contains:
- a CDS encoding cyclic nucleotide-binding domain-containing protein is translated as MNLRKAGWKLFSLRQDEYGFAIPLFMLYFFSGCFYSLGQIFTETLFLKTYGAQGLSRFFVYNGIALILSGTLYNLLLLKISMRRGYFLLIALATGIIALASRYAHTEYRWYVFSLYLANYLFTFFLDMHFFNFIYQYMTLRNSKRILPFLMGGGKLGGIAASALCFTIFARDISLYGFYMWAASGALLAIPVLLLRKRAAAAGAAPRAGGRELLPDLRIFERFARKIKLSYSSPIFTWSLLVVFVMSIVNQVSEYYFAHIFNAVFETKQELARFLAVYTFSADLVTLLLQLFLVSRLIKRAGVQASNYFYPGSFLAFITLAIVSPGILAGVALRFFRKNLGLLFRVPVFNIIMAASPRDRITEVKSFLTGIVSPLGMVAGGGILLLIYKKLPAEQGYALAIVTGCAFVALTFFQNRAYRKTLKKRLSLDLAAGARNPEYASYESLARHGVADGRSVRIMEAFFHAAPSLDLLNHLAPHFPSLSRRSKELMFGLLEGSRYEGADALAAAALADPDPLVRSLGLGHARGLAFTQREKLLAGYAPESAAERFARALLLSRPGDDGTGTRDADSRALAALTEIGGGVLSGALPPEEFVLLAQALPPVYATTGLLGLAKATGDGLFLTQLAVRAELLDRAQARRILYRYRHAPFGELAAFITRADSLTEIDRAILLDYRAAIPFEHMTAIFRFDEKTRDLILKRLLETRSFPQKSNYLNYLTSLEVKPVRAMEAFLDYEIDKTLYLHRLRDAFLAAVPQAYRDSIPVRFTADVFDSFRDLHKHLVLKCLAVLTGVDMEEVYDSNLLLKDRDLNNYILEYIESSGKVARRALALLEREETAPAPGESLSCADASEIAAALASLSGYFAPHLARPLRACAGAIRAYICDGPAGPGGEEQEMLSLVEKMVFLKENTLFRELQMDELFHIAQITGEMDLPRDKDLIREGTMGDELYILAEGEVEVYTRGKSLAKLGPGSCIGELSIIDTEPRSASARTTKKSRLLFIQRRDFLLTLRDNPAISINIMQVIAQRLRKMIAS